A single Pseudomonas sp. HN11 DNA region contains:
- a CDS encoding creatininase family protein produces MLLHKSTWIEIGQFLERNRTVVIPIGSNEQHGPTGLLGTDWMCPEIIAHEAQKNADILIGPTFNIGMAQHHLGFPGTISLRPSTFIAAIGDWVRSLAGHGFEKILFLNGHGGNIATIEAAFSELYAEASFARRPAGFALKLVNWWDLEGVNDLAQRQFPVGHGSHATPSEIAVTQWAYPDSVKTADYSPRIANTGPIREALDFRARFPDGRMGSDPALATVEKGGELVALAAQGLVKTVNAFSNEAKP; encoded by the coding sequence ATGCTTCTACACAAATCCACCTGGATCGAGATCGGGCAGTTTCTGGAACGCAACCGCACGGTCGTGATTCCCATCGGTTCCAACGAACAGCATGGCCCGACCGGCCTGCTGGGCACCGACTGGATGTGCCCGGAAATCATCGCCCATGAAGCGCAAAAGAACGCCGACATCCTGATCGGCCCCACCTTCAATATCGGCATGGCCCAGCATCACCTGGGTTTTCCCGGCACCATTTCCCTGCGCCCTTCCACCTTTATCGCCGCGATTGGCGATTGGGTGCGCTCGCTGGCCGGGCATGGTTTCGAGAAGATCCTGTTCCTCAACGGCCACGGCGGCAATATCGCCACCATTGAGGCGGCCTTTTCCGAGCTGTACGCCGAAGCCAGCTTCGCCCGCCGTCCGGCCGGGTTTGCCTTGAAACTGGTGAACTGGTGGGACCTGGAGGGTGTGAACGATTTGGCCCAACGCCAATTCCCGGTGGGCCATGGCAGCCATGCCACGCCGTCGGAGATTGCGGTGACGCAGTGGGCGTACCCGGACTCGGTCAAGACGGCCGATTATTCGCCGCGAATCGCCAACACCGGGCCAATCCGTGAAGCCCTGGACTTCCGCGCGCGCTTCCCGGATGGACGCATGGGATCAGACCCCGCGCTGGCGACGGTTGAGAAAGGTGGGGAGTTGGTGGCGTTGGCGGCGCAGGGGTTGGTCAAGACGGTCAATGCCTTCAGCAACGAAGCCAAGCCTTAA
- a CDS encoding ATPase, which translates to MRTFIQLALMALMLGTVAINNAAIADDLRTSHLLPINGSVDSLQHAQSVGVLLSDNTRDNLSYLERYHDVALNGAKDALDERIRQAFVNSSDPELAIDWLMSSLQGTFLSVTVYDNLDALVQAHPDVVVMLDTHNQLLTQRNDQVEARFIARFYDANLQYIAKAEGSVHKQVPSVWVHDKAAPEIAAQIEQQRDVQLDALKQFDASLKALVRAG; encoded by the coding sequence ATGAGGACGTTTATTCAGCTGGCTTTGATGGCTTTGATGCTTGGCACGGTTGCTATCAATAACGCGGCGATCGCCGATGATCTGCGTACGAGCCATTTGCTACCTATCAACGGTAGCGTAGACTCCCTGCAGCACGCGCAGTCGGTGGGTGTGTTGCTGAGTGACAACACTCGCGACAACCTCAGCTACCTTGAACGCTATCATGACGTGGCCTTGAATGGCGCCAAAGATGCCCTCGATGAGCGTATCCGCCAGGCGTTCGTCAATAGCTCCGACCCTGAACTGGCCATCGATTGGTTGATGAGTTCGCTGCAAGGAACCTTTTTGTCGGTGACTGTCTACGACAACCTGGATGCCTTGGTGCAGGCTCACCCCGATGTAGTGGTAATGCTCGATACCCATAACCAACTGCTGACCCAGCGTAACGATCAGGTCGAGGCGCGTTTCATTGCGCGGTTCTACGACGCGAACCTGCAATACATCGCCAAGGCCGAGGGTTCAGTGCACAAGCAGGTGCCGTCGGTGTGGGTGCATGACAAGGCTGCACCGGAGATTGCCGCGCAGATCGAGCAGCAGCGCGATGTGCAACTGGATGCCTTGAAGCAGTTCGATGCGTCGCTCAAGGCACTGGTCCGTGCGGGTTGA
- a CDS encoding amidohydrolase family protein: MLDNCSITGIDAHAHVFSRTLSLAGERRYTPGYDATLADYLDHLRANGLSHGVLVQPSFLGTDNRYLLAALQQAPDRLRGVVVVERDIPRDALYAMARSGVVGVRLNLVGRALPDFAESGWRAFFEHIVELGWHVELHRELDDLPQLVRQLLPFGMKLVIDHFGRPDARLGVEQRGFIELLELGLDGRLWLKVSGIYRLAGSAAQNLEFAHQAMPLLQQSVGLHRLVWGSDWPHTQHEASIGYAAVIEQRQALGWSAAVEQALLIDTPRQLFGFHHA; the protein is encoded by the coding sequence ATGCTTGATAACTGCTCCATCACCGGCATCGACGCCCACGCCCATGTGTTCAGCCGCACACTGTCCCTGGCCGGCGAACGTCGCTACACCCCTGGCTACGACGCTACGCTGGCGGATTATCTCGACCACCTGCGCGCCAATGGCTTGAGCCATGGCGTGCTGGTGCAGCCCAGCTTCCTGGGCACCGACAATCGTTACCTGCTGGCCGCCTTGCAGCAGGCACCCGATCGGTTGCGCGGCGTGGTGGTGGTTGAACGCGATATCCCGCGCGACGCTCTGTACGCCATGGCGCGTTCAGGTGTCGTGGGCGTGCGGCTGAACCTGGTGGGCCGGGCGCTGCCGGATTTTGCCGAGTCGGGCTGGAGGGCGTTCTTCGAGCACATCGTCGAGCTGGGCTGGCATGTGGAATTGCACCGCGAGCTGGACGATCTGCCGCAGTTGGTGCGGCAACTGCTACCGTTCGGGATGAAGTTGGTGATCGATCATTTCGGGCGCCCCGACGCGCGACTGGGCGTCGAGCAGCGTGGCTTTATCGAGTTGCTGGAGCTCGGGCTCGACGGCCGTCTGTGGTTGAAAGTTTCGGGTATCTATCGTCTCGCTGGCAGCGCGGCGCAGAACCTTGAATTTGCCCACCAGGCCATGCCGTTGCTGCAACAGAGCGTCGGCCTGCATCGGTTGGTGTGGGGCAGTGACTGGCCGCACACCCAGCATGAAGCGTCTATCGGCTATGCCGCAGTGATTGAGCAACGCCAAGCCCTGGGTTGGTCGGCAGCGGTCGAGCAGGCTTTGCTGATCGACACGCCCCGCCAGCTATTCGGCTTCCACCACGCGTAG
- a CDS encoding MFS transporter: MFSWYRQVTPRERKTFWACFGGWSLDALEVQMFGLAIPALIAAFALSKGDAGLISGVTLVTSAIGGWVGGTLSDRYGRVRTLQWMILWFSFFTFLSAFVTGFHQLLIVKALQGFGIGGEWAAGAVLMAETINPKYRGKVMGTVQSAWAVGWGVAVGVFALIYSFVPQDMAWRVMFVVGLLPSFLIIWVRRNVEEPDSFQRLQKEQAIPQSFFTSLAGIFRPELIRVTLFGGLLGLGAHGGYHAVMTWLPTFLKTERNLSVLNSGGYLAVIIFAFWCGCIASGWLIDRIGRRKNIVLFALCCVITVQAYVFLPLTNTQMLFLGFPLGFFAAGIPASLGALFNELYPADVRGAGVGFCYNFGRVLSAVFPFLVGHMSDSMSLGSAIGIDAGIAYGVAVIAALCLPETRGRVLEAAPVDNVVTGQRAQA, from the coding sequence ATGTTCAGCTGGTATCGCCAAGTCACTCCTCGGGAGCGCAAAACGTTCTGGGCCTGCTTCGGCGGATGGTCCCTCGACGCACTGGAAGTGCAGATGTTCGGCCTGGCGATCCCGGCACTCATCGCCGCCTTCGCCTTGAGCAAAGGCGATGCAGGTTTGATCAGCGGCGTCACGCTGGTGACCTCGGCCATCGGCGGTTGGGTCGGCGGCACCTTGTCCGACCGCTACGGCCGGGTGCGCACGTTGCAGTGGATGATCCTGTGGTTTTCGTTCTTTACGTTTCTATCGGCGTTCGTCACCGGCTTCCACCAACTGCTGATCGTCAAGGCGCTGCAAGGCTTCGGCATCGGCGGTGAATGGGCGGCGGGCGCGGTGTTGATGGCCGAGACTATCAACCCGAAGTACCGCGGCAAGGTGATGGGCACCGTGCAAAGCGCCTGGGCCGTGGGCTGGGGCGTCGCGGTCGGGGTGTTTGCGCTGATTTATTCGTTTGTGCCGCAGGACATGGCCTGGCGTGTGATGTTTGTGGTGGGCCTGTTGCCGTCGTTCCTGATTATCTGGGTGCGCCGCAATGTCGAGGAGCCCGACAGCTTCCAGCGTCTGCAAAAAGAACAGGCGATTCCACAGAGCTTCTTCACGTCGCTGGCCGGCATCTTCCGTCCTGAGCTGATTCGCGTCACGCTGTTCGGCGGTCTGTTGGGCCTGGGTGCTCATGGCGGTTATCACGCGGTGATGACCTGGCTGCCGACCTTCCTCAAGACCGAGCGCAACCTGTCGGTACTCAACTCCGGCGGCTACTTGGCGGTGATCATCTTTGCCTTCTGGTGCGGCTGCATCGCCAGTGGTTGGCTGATTGATCGCATCGGCCGGCGCAAGAACATCGTGCTGTTCGCGCTGTGCTGCGTGATCACTGTGCAGGCTTATGTGTTCCTGCCGTTGACCAACACGCAGATGCTGTTCCTCGGCTTCCCGCTGGGCTTTTTCGCGGCCGGTATTCCGGCCAGTCTCGGGGCGTTGTTCAACGAGCTGTATCCGGCGGATGTGCGCGGTGCGGGCGTGGGCTTTTGCTACAACTTCGGGCGCGTCTTGTCCGCAGTGTTTCCGTTCCTGGTGGGGCATATGAGCGACTCCATGTCCCTCGGCTCGGCCATCGGCATAGATGCCGGGATTGCCTACGGCGTCGCGGTGATCGCCGCGCTGTGTCTGCCCGAAACCCGTGGCCGCGTGCTGGAAGCTGCGCCCGTCGACAACGTGGTGACCGGCCAGCGCGCCCAGGCTTGA
- a CDS encoding GntR family transcriptional regulator encodes MNTLSSDIRLPLYQRLRDHLVEQIANNRWRPGEAIPTEAVLSAEYELSTGTVRKAVDALVNEGILERQQGRGTFVRRPQFQSSLFRFFRFQGPAGERQVPESRILTVESLVAPSAVSEALGLAPEAQVIRILRTRLFDVQPLLAEEIWLPRTRFQALLDIDLSRQGPLLYPVYEDVCGQVVASAEETLTAESVNEVYARLLQVPVNSPVVVIERLARDYAGQPLEWRRSRGHAEHFRYRVDIR; translated from the coding sequence ATGAATACCTTGTCCAGCGATATCCGTCTGCCGCTTTATCAACGCCTGCGTGACCATCTGGTCGAGCAGATCGCCAACAATCGCTGGCGCCCTGGTGAAGCGATCCCCACCGAAGCGGTGCTGTCCGCCGAATATGAGCTGTCCACCGGCACCGTGCGCAAGGCCGTGGATGCGTTGGTGAACGAAGGTATTCTTGAGCGCCAGCAGGGGCGGGGCACCTTTGTGCGCCGCCCGCAATTCCAGTCCTCCCTGTTTCGATTCTTCCGTTTTCAAGGCCCTGCGGGCGAGCGTCAGGTGCCGGAAAGCCGCATCCTCACGGTTGAATCCCTGGTCGCGCCGTCGGCAGTCAGTGAGGCGTTGGGCCTGGCGCCCGAGGCCCAGGTCATCCGCATCCTGCGTACCCGTTTGTTTGATGTGCAGCCGCTGTTGGCCGAAGAGATCTGGCTGCCACGCACGCGCTTCCAGGCGTTGCTGGATATCGATCTGTCCCGGCAAGGCCCGTTGCTTTATCCGGTGTATGAAGACGTCTGCGGGCAAGTGGTGGCCTCGGCCGAGGAAACCCTGACGGCCGAATCGGTCAACGAGGTGTACGCGCGCTTGCTGCAGGTGCCGGTCAACAGCCCGGTAGTGGTGATCGAGCGCCTGGCCCGCGATTACGCCGGCCAACCCCTGGAGTGGCGACGCTCCCGCGGGCACGCCGAGCACTTCCGCTACCGCGTGGACATTCGCTGA
- the yfcF gene encoding glutathione transferase, whose protein sequence is MSQRPLRLYVDHLYTSPYAMSVFVTLREKGLAFDTLTLDLDAAQNQTADFAQLSLTQRVPTLVEGDFALSESSAITEYLEETYPETPVYPTDPKQRARARQVQAWLRSDLLPIRQERSTMVVFYGQKMPPLSPVAEVVARKLISAAQTLLAGNRAYLFGAWSIADVDLAVMLNRLILNGDSLPAQLLEYAQRQWQRPSVQAWVQQQRPAQ, encoded by the coding sequence ATGAGCCAGCGTCCGTTGCGCCTGTATGTTGATCATTTGTATACCAGCCCCTACGCGATGTCGGTGTTCGTCACCCTGCGGGAAAAAGGCCTGGCGTTCGACACCTTGACCCTGGACTTGGATGCCGCGCAGAACCAGACCGCCGACTTCGCCCAACTGTCCCTGACCCAGCGCGTGCCGACCCTGGTAGAAGGAGACTTTGCGCTGTCGGAGTCTTCGGCAATTACTGAGTACCTGGAAGAGACTTACCCCGAGACGCCGGTCTATCCGACCGATCCCAAGCAGCGGGCGAGGGCGCGGCAGGTGCAGGCCTGGTTGCGCAGTGACTTGCTGCCGATCCGCCAGGAGCGTTCGACGATGGTGGTGTTCTACGGGCAGAAGATGCCGCCATTGTCCCCCGTGGCCGAAGTGGTGGCGCGCAAGCTGATCAGCGCGGCACAGACGCTGTTGGCGGGTAACCGGGCGTATCTGTTCGGCGCATGGTCGATTGCGGATGTGGACCTGGCGGTGATGCTCAATCGCTTGATCCTCAATGGCGACAGCCTACCCGCCCAATTGTTGGAATATGCGCAGCGCCAATGGCAGCGGCCCTCTGTCCAGGCCTGGGTGCAACAGCAACGCCCGGCGCAGTAG
- a CDS encoding DUF924 family protein, which translates to MTTPQSVLDFWRHAGPKRWFAKNNAFDATFRDTFQTAHLQAARRELEHWLDSAEGALALLILLDQYPRNAFRGTAHMFATDPLARLYARRMVDAGLDQQIEPVLRAFCYLPFEHSEDPADQKRSLVFNQQLDASTYHWAKEHAEIIERFGRFPHRNEVLVRETTDEERAFLDKGGFAG; encoded by the coding sequence ATGACTACCCCACAATCCGTCCTCGACTTCTGGAGGCACGCCGGCCCCAAACGCTGGTTCGCCAAGAATAATGCTTTCGACGCCACCTTCCGCGACACCTTCCAAACTGCCCACCTGCAAGCCGCTCGGCGCGAACTCGAGCATTGGCTGGACTCGGCGGAAGGTGCCTTGGCGCTGCTGATCCTGCTTGACCAATACCCCCGCAACGCCTTTCGCGGCACCGCCCATATGTTCGCCACCGACCCGCTGGCGCGCCTGTATGCCAGGCGTATGGTGGACGCTGGGCTGGATCAGCAGATCGAACCGGTATTGCGCGCGTTCTGTTACCTGCCGTTCGAGCATTCGGAAGACCCGGCGGATCAAAAGCGCTCTTTGGTTTTCAATCAGCAACTGGACGCCAGCACCTACCATTGGGCCAAGGAGCACGCTGAGATCATTGAGCGCTTCGGGCGTTTTCCCCATCGTAATGAGGTGCTGGTCCGAGAGACCACAGATGAAGAGCGTGCCTTTTTAGACAAGGGTGGCTTTGCCGGTTAG
- a CDS encoding TonB-dependent receptor, with amino-acid sequence MTFTPHPIRPLKALSLAVALAAIAPWHSAVAAEAASTSATRSYNIAPGLLGNVLAQFAALSGVPLSFDSNLLNDQQSSGLQGSFTAQAGFMQLLQGSGYALQSTGANGYTVVPQATGDALELGATTISGESGTQADTYAGGQVARSARLGVLGNRSINDVPFSVVSYTAKTIADQQARTVGDVLLNDASVRQSSGFGNFSQVFTIRGLPLNTDDIAFNGLYGVLPRQIITTEALERVELFKGPNAFVNGVSPAGSGIGGSVNLVPKRAEDTPIRSVTLDTTTDGQSGGHLDLGQRFGEDNRFGARVNLARHGGDTAIEDEFKSSQLVAIALDYRGDRLRVSSDVGYQKERINNGRSVVYPNGSQVPKAPSAKHNYAQDWSWSELEDTYGMFNAEYDLNDSWTAYVGGGAKHTRENGQYSSLYVGNDGSGRVGFLYSPHDEDNKSAMAGLNGQFNTGPVTHQMNFGLSGIWGEQRSAFEAILQANRRPGNLYNPTQIPRPTVTYFGSDIHDPRIVGKNRIKSAAVSDTLGFVDDRVLLTLGVRRQTIEVDAWNTTTGVRNANYAESITTPVYGLVVKPWEHVSFYANRIEGLAQGPTAPLTNVTNPGEVFAPNRSKQTEAGVKLDWDSIGATLGVYRIEQPNSATNTNANGTNTFSVDGEQINKGVELNVFGEPVEGLRLLAGATWMNTELKSTSNGLGDGNRAAGVPRFQYNVGADWDIPGLQGAAVNARMLRTGGEYVNAANTLSIPAWTRVDLGARYGFKADDKYITLRANVENVANKAYWASASTANNYLTQGEPRTIKLSATVDF; translated from the coding sequence ATGACCTTCACACCGCACCCCATTCGCCCCTTGAAGGCCTTGAGCCTGGCTGTCGCGCTGGCGGCCATCGCGCCCTGGCACAGTGCCGTTGCAGCGGAGGCAGCATCGACCAGCGCGACGCGCAGCTACAACATTGCACCAGGGCTATTGGGTAATGTGCTGGCGCAATTCGCGGCGTTGTCCGGGGTGCCGTTGTCGTTTGATTCCAACCTGCTCAATGACCAGCAAAGCTCCGGTTTACAGGGCAGCTTCACTGCGCAAGCCGGCTTCATGCAGTTACTGCAAGGCAGCGGATATGCCTTGCAAAGTACCGGCGCGAATGGCTACACCGTGGTGCCCCAGGCGACGGGTGATGCGCTGGAGCTGGGCGCAACCACCATCAGCGGCGAGAGCGGGACGCAGGCGGACACCTATGCTGGCGGCCAGGTCGCACGCTCGGCGCGTTTGGGGGTGCTGGGCAATCGTTCGATCAATGACGTGCCGTTCAGCGTGGTCAGCTACACCGCCAAGACCATCGCCGACCAACAGGCGCGCACCGTCGGGGATGTGCTGCTCAATGACGCATCTGTGCGCCAATCATCGGGCTTCGGCAACTTTTCCCAGGTGTTCACCATTCGCGGCCTGCCGCTTAATACCGATGACATTGCCTTCAACGGCCTGTACGGCGTGCTGCCGCGGCAGATCATCACTACAGAAGCCCTGGAGCGGGTCGAGTTGTTCAAAGGCCCCAACGCCTTCGTCAACGGTGTTTCGCCAGCAGGCAGTGGCATCGGTGGCAGCGTCAACCTGGTGCCCAAGCGCGCCGAAGATACGCCCATCCGCAGCGTCACCCTCGACACCACCACCGATGGTCAAAGTGGCGGTCATCTCGACCTGGGCCAGCGATTCGGCGAAGACAACCGCTTCGGCGCGCGAGTCAACCTGGCCAGGCATGGCGGCGACACGGCCATCGAGGATGAATTCAAAAGTTCACAACTGGTGGCCATCGCCCTGGATTACCGGGGTGATCGTCTGCGCGTGTCCTCCGACGTCGGCTACCAGAAAGAGCGTATCAACAACGGTCGTTCCGTGGTCTATCCCAATGGCAGCCAAGTGCCGAAGGCGCCGTCGGCCAAGCACAACTATGCCCAGGACTGGAGCTGGTCGGAGCTGGAAGACACTTATGGCATGTTCAACGCCGAATACGACCTGAATGACAGCTGGACGGCCTACGTGGGTGGCGGTGCCAAGCACACGCGGGAGAATGGGCAGTATTCTTCGCTGTATGTGGGCAACGATGGCAGTGGCCGCGTGGGCTTTTTATACTCGCCTCACGATGAGGACAACAAGAGTGCCATGGCCGGTTTGAACGGGCAGTTCAACACCGGCCCGGTGACCCATCAGATGAACTTCGGTTTGTCCGGCATCTGGGGGGAGCAGCGTTCGGCGTTTGAAGCGATCCTGCAAGCCAACCGCCGGCCGGGCAACCTCTACAACCCGACTCAGATCCCGCGTCCGACCGTCACTTACTTCGGCAGTGATATCCATGACCCACGCATTGTCGGCAAGAACCGCATCAAGAGCGCCGCTGTTTCCGACACCCTGGGCTTTGTCGATGATCGTGTGTTGCTGACCCTGGGCGTGCGGCGCCAGACCATTGAGGTGGACGCATGGAACACCACCACGGGCGTGCGCAACGCCAACTATGCCGAAAGCATCACCACGCCGGTGTATGGCCTGGTGGTCAAACCGTGGGAGCATGTTTCGTTCTACGCCAACCGTATCGAAGGGCTGGCCCAGGGGCCGACCGCGCCATTGACCAACGTGACTAACCCGGGCGAGGTCTTTGCGCCTAACCGCAGTAAACAGACCGAAGCAGGGGTGAAGCTGGATTGGGACAGCATTGGTGCGACCTTGGGTGTCTACCGTATCGAGCAGCCGAACAGCGCCACCAACACCAACGCCAATGGCACCAACACCTTCAGCGTCGACGGCGAGCAAATCAACAAGGGCGTAGAGCTGAACGTCTTCGGCGAACCGGTTGAAGGCCTGCGTCTGCTGGCGGGTGCGACCTGGATGAACACCGAGTTGAAGAGCACTTCCAACGGCCTCGGCGATGGCAACCGCGCCGCCGGCGTGCCGCGCTTCCAGTACAACGTTGGTGCGGACTGGGACATTCCCGGCCTTCAGGGCGCGGCTGTCAACGCGCGCATGCTGCGCACCGGCGGCGAGTACGTCAACGCGGCCAACACCCTGAGCATCCCCGCCTGGACCCGCGTCGATCTCGGCGCCCGCTATGGTTTCAAGGCAGACGACAAGTACATCACCTTGCGCGCCAACGTCGAGAATGTGGCGAACAAGGCGTATTGGGCGTCGGCGTCGACGGCCAACAATTACCTGACCCAGGGTGAGCCGCGTACGATCAAACTCTCCGCAACGGTGGACTTCTAA
- a CDS encoding FecR domain-containing protein: MNPSIDPLILGEAADWMVQLQSGSATDEDRRAIAQWQGRSAQHAQAWQRAQAILGDFNSVPAAIAGDTLKRIGRKKSLGRRQALGLLLLAGPATWLAYRHKPWQQWTADQYTAVGEQRNLTLPDGTRLLINTASSLNIKFTEQMRRIELLKGEVMITTAKDPAPTHRPFVVQTRHGNARALGTHFSVRVGEQSSRVAVLDGAVEMLPQHASRGLILKAGEQSAFGSDSVAAVQPLEISATTWQNGMLLAQQMRLADLLDELGRYRHGVLRCHDSVAGLTVSGAFPLRDTDASLRLLQETLPIKVSSLTGYWVTLEPR; encoded by the coding sequence ATGAACCCGTCCATCGACCCGCTGATCCTCGGTGAAGCCGCCGACTGGATGGTGCAGTTGCAGTCCGGCAGCGCGACCGACGAAGATCGCCGCGCCATTGCCCAGTGGCAAGGCCGCAGCGCTCAGCACGCCCAGGCCTGGCAACGGGCGCAGGCGATTCTGGGGGATTTCAACAGCGTGCCTGCAGCGATTGCTGGCGACACGCTCAAACGCATCGGCCGCAAAAAATCCCTCGGCCGCCGCCAGGCCCTTGGTCTGTTGCTGCTGGCGGGCCCGGCGACCTGGCTGGCCTACCGGCACAAACCGTGGCAACAATGGACCGCCGACCAGTACACCGCTGTCGGCGAGCAACGCAACCTCACGTTGCCCGATGGCACACGCCTGCTGATCAACACAGCCAGCTCGTTGAATATCAAGTTCACCGAGCAAATGCGGCGTATTGAGTTACTTAAGGGCGAAGTCATGATCACCACCGCCAAGGACCCCGCGCCGACCCATCGGCCGTTTGTCGTACAGACCCGCCACGGTAACGCCCGTGCCTTGGGTACGCATTTCAGCGTGCGGGTGGGCGAGCAGAGCAGTCGCGTGGCTGTGCTCGATGGCGCGGTAGAAATGCTGCCGCAGCATGCCAGCCGTGGGCTGATCCTCAAGGCCGGTGAACAAAGTGCCTTTGGCAGTGACAGCGTGGCAGCCGTTCAGCCGCTGGAGATCAGCGCCACCACCTGGCAAAACGGCATGCTGCTGGCCCAGCAGATGCGCCTGGCGGACTTGCTCGATGAGCTGGGACGTTACCGCCATGGCGTGTTGCGCTGCCACGACAGCGTCGCCGGGCTGACCGTGTCCGGGGCGTTCCCGCTGCGTGATACCGACGCCAGCCTGCGCCTGTTGCAGGAAACCCTGCCGATCAAGGTCAGCAGCCTGACCGGCTACTGGGTGACCCTCGAACCGCGCTGA
- a CDS encoding sigma-70 family RNA polymerase sigma factor — translation MSSPLHLPIQDLYCEHHGWLYRWLDRKVGNASDAADLAHDTFMRLLTRPNSAGFGSEPRALLTHIAKGLMIDNWRRQDVERAYLETIAHLPEQEVPSPETRWLILEALYRIEAMLRDLPEKTRQAFLMSQIDGLTYQQIADELKVSLVSVKRYMRDAFLACLSVA, via the coding sequence ATGTCGTCCCCCCTACATCTGCCTATTCAGGACCTGTACTGCGAACACCACGGGTGGCTGTACCGCTGGCTCGATCGCAAGGTGGGCAATGCCAGCGATGCGGCCGACCTGGCTCACGATACTTTCATGCGCCTGCTCACCCGCCCAAACAGCGCCGGGTTTGGCAGCGAGCCGCGCGCGTTGCTCACCCATATCGCCAAAGGCCTGATGATCGACAACTGGCGCCGCCAGGACGTCGAGCGTGCGTACCTGGAAACCATCGCCCACCTGCCCGAGCAGGAAGTGCCGTCGCCCGAAACCCGTTGGCTGATCCTTGAGGCGCTGTACCGCATTGAAGCCATGCTGCGTGATTTGCCGGAAAAGACCCGTCAGGCCTTCCTGATGTCGCAGATCGACGGTTTGACCTATCAGCAGATCGCCGACGAGCTGAAGGTGTCGCTGGTCTCGGTCAAACGCTACATGCGCGATGCGTTTCTTGCGTGCCTGAGCGTGGCATGA
- a CDS encoding DUF1624 domain-containing protein gives MIDAVPLRQRLLSIDALRGLVILFMLLDHVRETFLLHRQVSDPMTIDSTEPALFVSRTLAHLCAPVFVLLTGLSAWLYGQKYQGRRDVSAFLCKRGLFLVVLEFTLVNFAWTFQLPPSVIYMQVIWAIGVSMIALAVLVWLPRALLILLAVVIIAGHNLLDGLHFEAGSALHIPWTILHERSWIEVGDSLRLRITYPVLPWIGVIALGYGLGPWFANSMQPALRQRYLLLGGMGALIGFVVLRTVNGYGEKPWQAYDSGVQTLMSFFNITKYPPSLLFLALTLGIGLLLLLAFEKAGHKRWIGMLATFGAVPMFFYLLHLYVLKILYVACVALFGLNHGNYFGFDGMGAIWLVALLLPLALYPPVRWFAGLKARRRDLAWLKYL, from the coding sequence ATGATTGATGCTGTTCCCCTGCGCCAACGCCTCCTGTCCATCGACGCCCTGCGCGGTCTGGTGATTCTGTTCATGCTACTGGACCATGTGCGCGAAACCTTCCTGCTGCACCGCCAGGTCAGCGACCCGATGACCATCGACAGCACCGAGCCCGCGCTGTTCGTCAGCCGCACCCTTGCCCACCTGTGCGCGCCGGTGTTTGTGTTGCTCACAGGCTTATCGGCGTGGCTGTATGGCCAGAAATATCAGGGGCGACGCGATGTGTCGGCGTTCCTGTGCAAGCGCGGGCTGTTCCTGGTGGTGCTGGAATTTACCCTGGTCAACTTTGCGTGGACCTTTCAACTGCCGCCCAGCGTGATCTATATGCAGGTGATCTGGGCGATTGGCGTGAGCATGATCGCCCTTGCCGTGCTGGTGTGGCTGCCGCGTGCGCTGCTGATCCTATTGGCGGTGGTGATTATTGCCGGGCACAACCTGCTGGACGGGCTGCACTTCGAGGCAGGTTCGGCACTGCATATTCCATGGACGATCCTGCATGAACGCAGCTGGATCGAAGTGGGTGACTCGCTGCGCCTGCGCATCACGTATCCGGTGCTGCCATGGATCGGCGTGATTGCGTTGGGTTATGGCCTCGGCCCGTGGTTCGCCAACAGCATGCAGCCGGCGCTGCGTCAGCGTTATCTATTGCTGGGCGGCATGGGTGCATTGATCGGATTCGTGGTGTTGCGCACAGTCAATGGCTATGGTGAGAAACCCTGGCAGGCCTATGACAGTGGCGTGCAGACATTGATGAGCTTTTTCAACATCACCAAGTACCCGCCTTCGTTGTTGTTTCTGGCACTGACGCTGGGGATCGGGTTGTTGTTGCTGCTGGCGTTTGAAAAAGCTGGGCACAAGCGCTGGATCGGCATGCTCGCCACCTTCGGGGCGGTGCCGATGTTCTTTTATTTGCTGCACCTGTATGTGCTGAAAATCCTCTACGTAGCCTGTGTGGCGCTGTTTGGCCTGAATCACGGCAACTACTTCGGCTTCGACGGTATGGGGGCCATCTGGCTGGTCGCGTTGCTGCTGCCGCTGGCGCTGTACCCGCCGGTACGTTGGTTTGCCGGGCTCAAGGCGCGACGCCGCGACCTGGCCTGGCTCAAGTACCTATAG